From one Triticum aestivum cultivar Chinese Spring chromosome 4B, IWGSC CS RefSeq v2.1, whole genome shotgun sequence genomic stretch:
- the LOC123094087 gene encoding uncharacterized protein isoform X1 has translation MAPACATACFTGITVAGNTATLVQSILDLVDRFKAMLRSKAEEIVVDCSECGVPLTKKDLNSDDKVEEIKAELQIVLKEAMDKQREKDRAATNARLKTMILKECPFKGCDEAFLSRRELKFHSKNCHWARDINHLKME, from the exons ATGGCGCCGGCCTGCGCCACGGCGTGCTTCACGGGTATCACAGTTGCCGGGAACACCGCCACCCTGGTGCAGAGTATCTTGGATCTTGTGGACCGATTCAAGGCCATGCTGCGATCCAAAGCGGAGGAGATCGTGGTCGACTGCTCCGAGTGCGGCGTGCCATTGACCAAGAAGGATCTAAACAG CGATGACAAggtggaggagatcaaggccgagcTGCAGATCGTGCTCAAGGAAGCCATGGACAAGCAGAGGGAGAAAGACCGTGCTGCGACCAACGCACGACTCAAGACCATGATCCTCAAAGAGTGTCCGTTCAAAGGCTGTGACGAGGCCTTCCTCTCCAGAAGGGAACTTAAGTTCCACTCCAAGAACTGTCACTG GGCCAGAGACATCAACCACCTCAAAATGGAGTGA
- the LOC123094087 gene encoding uncharacterized protein isoform X2 produces the protein MWPDYREGPKAQIEVPVTPPNSACPKHSLRIPSRRRRPRSLCSLHSPRSGRPPCPRSEVMAPACATACFTGITVAGNTATLVQSILDLVDRFKAMLRSKAEEIVVDCSECGVPLTKKDLNSDDKVEEIKAELQIVLKEAMDKQREKDRAATNARLKTMILKECPFKGCDEAFLSRRELKFHSKNCHWARDINHLKME, from the exons ATGTGGCCTGATTATCGtgaagggcccaaggcccaaataGAGGTCCCGGTCACACCCCCCAACTCCGCTTGCCCTAAGCACTCTCTCCGGAtcccgtcccgccgccgccgcccgcgctctcTCTGCAGTCTGCACTCACCGCGATCCGGCCGCCCTCCCTGTCCGCGTTCCGAGGTCATGGCGCCGGCCTGCGCCACGGCGTGCTTCACGGGTATCACAGTTGCCGGGAACACCGCCACCCTGGTGCAGAGTATCTTGGATCTTGTGGACCGATTCAAGGCCATGCTGCGATCCAAAGCGGAGGAGATCGTGGTCGACTGCTCCGAGTGCGGCGTGCCATTGACCAAGAAGGATCTAAACAG CGATGACAAggtggaggagatcaaggccgagcTGCAGATCGTGCTCAAGGAAGCCATGGACAAGCAGAGGGAGAAAGACCGTGCTGCGACCAACGCACGACTCAAGACCATGATCCTCAAAGAGTGTCCGTTCAAAGGCTGTGACGAGGCCTTCCTCTCCAGAAGGGAACTTAAGTTCCACTCCAAGAACTGTCACTG GGCCAGAGACATCAACCACCTCAAAATGGAGTGA
- the LOC123094088 gene encoding 26S proteasome regulatory subunit 7 — translation MLHLLSCDVNKVSTSTRHQLIGIKQRDTGLAPPSQWDLVPDKQMMLEEQPLQCDAGQEEIQIVTRGLGTKIQDDIYALCMQIYLASLKRRFLRQREG, via the exons ATGCTACATTTGTTGTCTTGTGATGTGAATAAGGTGTCCACGTCCACAAGACATCAACTCATTG GGATAAAGCAGCGTGATACTGGATTGGCTCCACCAAGCCAGTGGGATCTCGTGCCTGATAAACAGATGATGCTAGAGGAGCAACCATTGCAG TGTGATGCAGGACAGGAAGAAATTCAAATAGTAACAAGAGGCTTGGGCACAAAGATCCAGGACGATATATATGCTCTATGTATGCAAATCTACCTAGCGAGCTTGAAACGAAGATTTTTGAGACAAA GAGAGGGATAA